Proteins encoded by one window of Nicotiana tabacum cultivar K326 chromosome 10, ASM71507v2, whole genome shotgun sequence:
- the LOC107762327 gene encoding squamosa promoter-binding-like protein 4 has translation METAGHHNISTSEDDYKKKKGSCNNNITTNNNHIKKGSLNNGGSSTNQRCCQAEKCSADLSDAKQYHRRHKVCEYHAKAQVVVVAGLRQRFCQQCSRFHELTEFDESKRSCRRRLAGHNERRRKISSSSSAAESQIAESSSRKGTVQLNNKDINMMCGQVNEKGRIQISIQENSTFKNFHPR, from the exons ATGGAAACAGCTGGTCATCATAATATCTCTACTAGTGAGGATGattataagaagaagaaaggcagttgtaataataatattacaacaaataATAACCATATTAAGAAAGGGTCATTAAATAATGGAGGGTCAAGTACTAATCAAAGGTGTTGTCAAGCTGAGAAGTGCAGTGCTGATTTAAGTGATGCTAAGCAGTACCATAGGAGGCATAAAGTCTGTGAATACCATGCAAAGGCTCAAGTCGTCGTCGTCGCCGGACTCCGGCAACGCTTCTGTCAACAATGCAGCCG ATTTCATGAGCTGACGGAATTTGATGAATCAAAAAGAAGTTGCCGAAGGCGTTTGGCTGGACACAACGAAAGGCGAAGAAAGATCAGCTCTTCATCATCTGCAGCAGAGTCTCAAATTGCAGAAAGTTCAAGTAGAAAAGGGACAGTGCAACTCAATAATAAGGACATTAACATGATGTGTGGTCAAGTAAATGAAAAGGGAAGAATTCAGATTTCAATCCAAGAAAATTCCACTTTCAAAAATTTCCACCCCCGTTGA